ATTAGGGTCATTAAGTTCGCAGCGCAGATGCAGGCGGTGTTCTGTCCGCACGCCCGTGTCTGCGGGATTGCCCGAAGTACAGGCGGTAAAGGCGTCCACAGCCATGCGCAGCATGAGGTAGCGGCCTTTGTCCTGGGTTTCGCCAATGCATACCGAGTCGTACACCGTGGTTATGCCGGCCGCCGCCATCTGCGCGTCGTGAGCCAGAAAGGCAGCGCGAGCCGAAGGCCAGATAACCTTGGGTCGGGGCATGAGATGTTTTTCAAGATTGTCCGTATGCAGTTCCACAAGACCAGGCAACAGGTAGTCGCCCCCCCAGTCCTCCACGGCAACCCCGCGGCTTATGGGCGGCGCGCCCGCTTCCAAGGCATGGATGCGTCCATCGCGCACGCAAAGGTGCCCTTCAATAACGGCGTCGGCCGTGACCATGCGGGCGTTGGCGATACAATATTCACGAGGCATGATTTCTTCCTGGTTGCAGATGAAAAACGGCGTCAGCCACGGCTTCGCGTACTTCGTCGTCATGAAAAATACCGATAACGGCGCTGCCGCGCGCCTTGGCCTCGGCGATCAGGGTGACCACCGTGCGTTTGTTGGCCGCGTCCAGCGAAGCGGTAGGTTCGTCCAGCAGCAACACGGGGCTGTGCCGGATAAAACCGCGCGCAATGTTGACGCGTTGCTGTTCGCCGCCTGAAAACGTGGCCGGAGCAAGGTTCCAGAGGCGTTGCGGAATATGCAGGCGGTCCAGCAGCACGGCGGCTTTTTCCCGCGCGGCGCTGCGCTCTTCGCCGTGGGCCGTACACTGCCCTGCCACAATGTCCAGCGTGCTCACGCGGGGGATGACCCGCAAAAACTGGCTCACATACCCCATGGTTTCACGCCGCACATCAAGCACGGCGCGGGGCCGGGCAGTGACCATGTCCACAAAGCCGTTGCGGTGGCGTACAAGAATACTGCCTGAGCAGGCTTTGTAATTGGCGTACAGGCAGCGCATCAGGGTGGATTTACCCGCTCCGGAAGGGCCGTGCAGCACAAGGCAGCGGCCCGCGTACGCTTCAAGATTCAGACCGCTGAAAGCCGCGATGTGCACGCCGCCCTGGGCATGCAGGGT
The sequence above is a segment of the Desulfovibrio legallii genome. Coding sequences within it:
- the phnL gene encoding phosphonate C-P lyase system protein PhnL, with protein sequence MLTVRELAKNFTLHAQGGVHIAAFSGLNLEAYAGRCLVLHGPSGAGKSTLMRCLYANYKACSGSILVRHRNGFVDMVTARPRAVLDVRRETMGYVSQFLRVIPRVSTLDIVAGQCTAHGEERSAAREKAAVLLDRLHIPQRLWNLAPATFSGGEQQRVNIARGFIRHSPVLLLDEPTASLDAANKRTVVTLIAEAKARGSAVIGIFHDDEVREAVADAVFHLQPGRNHAS